DNA sequence from the Vicugna pacos chromosome 35, VicPac4, whole genome shotgun sequence genome:
ccaacaatcaaaattagattttatcacctgtattaataaGGAAACTTTCAAAGCGAGTGCCGTGCAGACTtcggactggaacacgggtctttctgattcCTGTCTCTCTTCACTCCGCGGCCTATTCTTCCAGAtggccaggagactcttcctctgtcttgagtttcctgctgatgttaccactctctttgtttctaggagaggaaaacaagtctaagcttactttccagttggaaatggaatggagagttaatgTTGGAAGCTGGGAGAGACTGTCCTGTGacgaagtggtctccgagccacttccactgggacgtcacgtgactgtctgggccccttgctcagcctgtgcacaggtgacagcacagatgtgccgagcagtcctcccggacagggcagtggggtggaaatgagtttggggatttggtttcatttcataggttcctgagggtcttggcctggcacttcgagtgggagcattccctgtcccacagactcatgctctgggcccgtgcagacctgacgcggcctcagcctgaggctcagggcccgtggtgatgaggagcattttagtccagGGTCTGCCGGtggctctgacacttctgggtCATGGGAATTTTTCCAGGATGATAacaattcctccccgagtttgctgaagtcctgcaggggtagtaatagtttctgaggtgattgtaatgattcagaaatgggcgcagcgtgtgctggcaggtagctggtgcttaaggagcAGAAGtggcagtcactctgtcagcctctccctgtgcgctctgtgctttgagagtttgtgtgtttggtgaaagtcccgcccaaaccctagggactagatgaactgttgttcctttactttcccttccttttcctatttcccttctctgtgtcccatgtttaggtagcagattcctctgtttcagggaatatgggcctttctagtaaaaggacaggctgaacgcggagaggtggggcccagaggggatCTGGAGAgtctgcacagcgctgcttccctgcgtttctgcatccggtcccgtcagtgcgctaagtcagccttcctcttccttcctgtgttatCCAGTCTCTGTTTCatgggaaaaccatttttacatACCTTTTTTCACTTACACGTTttgttcagatgcttgttgcttttctccctgtgctccagcgttccgaggagagaattcagcagtgcagcatcctctccgagctctatggTTTGATCGGCTTCCGCTGCAAGTCCGCCTTCTtaaagcgggtggcccccgtgcagTGCGCGTCCCCcagcatcccggagcctggcgggaaggcctgctaccgactcctcctgcagacgcttcctggctacagtctgtcgctggacctgcaggacttcagcaaaggtgttggaactaaaacattgcttcagtcccattaaccatgcctggtttgggccctgctgtcctgcctcatcagggtgaattctgattcgtgtagaacagggctcagcagactttttctgtcaagggcctgggagtaaatatttcagggtctgcaaacctcctggTCTCTGGtgcagcttctcagctctgctgttcagacgccagagcagccggacaatccacacacccacagagctttattcacagcggtggctggggccaCATTGGGGGTGTGAACTGCagttgtccccacagcctcctcactgttgacacctgcaccagagcgtgcatttgtgacaatgggtgaacctacactgacacgtcatcatcacccagagcccacaCTTGACACGAAGATTTACCCTTGGTGGTGTGCAGTCTGTGGGTTTGGGCAGATGTACAATGACACGTATCCActatcacagcatcatacagagtagtctgtcttagtgaccttaaaaatTCTCAGTGCTGCACATCATTCATTGCCCCTTCCCCTCTAACCTCTGACAGCtactgatcttttagtctctgtggttttgcctttcccagaacaccatacagttggaatcagacagttgcagaaccttcccagattggcttctttcacttagtaatatgcatttaaggttcctccatgtctttccatgccttgaaaactcatttcattttagcaccaaataatagtccattttcaggctggaccacagtttatttatccattcacctactgaagaacagcttagttgcttctgagttctggtgattatgaataaagctgctattaacatctgtatgcagatttgtgtgtggacataagtttccattttgtcgagtaaacaccaaggagcacagttgccggatcatatgttaggagtacatttagttttgtgaaaaattgccagaccgtcttccaaagtatctgggccattttacattcccaccaacaatgcatgagaattcctgtcactccacatcctcaccagcattcgctgctgtcagtgttctgcattttggcagttctgacaggtgtgcagtggtacctcgctgtttcagtctgcatccccttgatgacagatgctgttgagcatctttccatagacttctttggcatctagatttcttctttgatgaggtgtgtgttcaggcattttgctcattttttaatcaggttattcattcttcttgttgagtttaaagagatTTTGGTACATTCTGGATATCAGCcatttatcagtgtgtccctgcccttcacctgcagcaccggaGTTGTCCTTTTCATCTCAGAggagtgtcagctcttcaaagaggttccctgtcttccctcagcctaaatacagtccttgtatttttcactttcattgactcattttgttctttttaaatagcatttcccataatttgtaagtacatgaaatacaaataaaagggcagtgattgaacaccgcctcccCCGCCAGTCTGTGTGCCCTGtaagagcagaggccctgtccccactcaccgtgtCCCATGACatcacatggcacatgtccatgtaaaagagtgtaacgtggggccaaacctgatgagcagctatggcGATATGtgttggctaccatttattgaatagagtTTTTTTCTTGATCTTAGTTTTTAAATCGCATGAATGAAacatatttcttttgaaaaataaaacaaaaaacacacctccatgtgattggtacTTTCTACTTAGCCTTCTGATCCAGGAgaggatgttcaccatcattttgtggaggaggttggggagctAAAGTGAGAGAGTgtgatcaaataaagtaaaaataattactatcagctggctttattttcactaagacatgaaagttactttaaaccctatctcagctgttgttctgttgttttaaacatttctcatagaattaaatggaagcccactaaactctgaaagggaaattgtgtgctcaggtcctgaaaagtgtttatgtctatttcaaGAAATGCACATTTTCCCTGTTGGTTACAGAAAGTCGAGGCTGGAACACagctgtgtgctgtgtgtgtctgccggcttcacggactgctcagtcattttcattttcttgtgttgcagtgtATGAAGGTTTTCCATCAGAACTTTTGCTCAGCCATTTCCTGAATgagggattgaattttccacaggaaatcttatgaaagagagtgacaaagacacatgggtttcccaaaaagcaATAGTTGATGATATAAACTCTCACATTGGTGAACTTTTTGAATACAAGCAAGTTGagaattttatcactaggtcatatgccacaaatctgtcttaagaataaaaaattcaaattttctagaagaagcagtttgaatcaactagaaattatgatttgtacactatttggtGTTAGAACTTATACGCAGTCTTACCATAATTGCCTGTAGTAGGtactggatcattatttatttattaaaaaaaaatccactagattctatttgccccattcttgatgcctcagtgctgaggttagttaagttgggccgtTTAGaattcttagctaggttttcaggacattgatttcagcctctctctcttttttagaaTCTCTTATTTTGTGTCGgtctttggtcttttgacaacgtgGAAATGCTGCACGGATctgattttcccttttttcctgtctttttgggAAAGGATTTCTGTAAGTCAGACTAGTAGGacattaattttttgtgtgtggggtatgtttggtcagctctaaggatttcaattaatacatattaatacttactattcagctataaaaattataaaataacttaagAATACATCAATAAGTATAGAACaataagcccatcacccagattaaggaattcacaaacctTTCCATATTTCCATTATTcagaccttttttcttttatttgtcctttgttgaagtatttgaaagcaaatcccagaagacatgtcattttaccctataTACTCAATAGGCATGTCTGAAAAACGAGGGCCTTTTCtttgatcaggtttttccatttgacccatgttctcgttaagtaccagctgtatcaggcatctcactaggcattagggatccttggggcaatgagacagtcctggctcccaaggaagttaagggtttatggaagaaaccaacacagaaGCTTAGGTGCCTCACCtaaggtccctgctggatgacagcaattggacaaaatttgtgcacaatacagtaggattcacagaagggactggtcagacttgtagggcaggccatGAGAGAGgtggtcagcagggctacaagaggaggaatcatttgatcagaatctgaaatcctttctgccaacctttctacaaagcccccagggcccatTACACACAGCCCTGCGCTGTAAATGTTTTTGATTCctgttaccacatctccttcaggaaggattttaaggtggaaaatatttaaaattaataattgtTGCCAGAAAGGACATAGAAcaagaaacatggaaacaacacaatgtccatcagcacatgactggataaagacgaggtgatacatatatacaatggaatactactcagccataaaagataccatttgcagcaacatggatggacctgaagactgtcattctaattgaagtggggtggaaagagaaagaaaaatgccatatgacttcatttatgaggaatctaaaattaatagcaataataataagaccacaaatgaactaattattactTTGATTTCTTGAacatgtgtaagcacatttgactgtcctttgtgattggattaccatattttgtttattcttttgtagttggctttattcctctggtaactatgtaagtttaaaaatctaaagctctaatctgttcttagaaacaataattagtacatatatgtaaactagaaaaatgcagtatactctgtacatgtatttacatgcaatatgtatATGtggagttgaactgtaataattctacctaataaaactgaaaaaggaaacaaataaaataatttatttaaaaaaatcacccctctttagatattaaagcGTTCAGTTCTCAGATTCTGTTAAAGACTACATGGAAGTGGGCTTTAATGATgttctccttgctcctcagtgagcagcctgggctgcacagcttggatgccacaggcacccaggacttgctggcttgctcctcacttgttgggaggaaggttagctgcttcaggaatatttatgctcttagaagctgctgaaaaccccacagagcttctgtttacatggagtgtatctgtcaatataccccattttagaaattagaacagaaaattttaaacccaagaactgacaagcacTCGCTGTCCCAGCACGTGGTCAAAGCAGTGCTGCCATGGTGGTgtgtgttggttctagaaaaaatgcaccgcacactcaagaatgagggtgaacgcacagatctcatctcagcaacgCTATGAAGAGCTGGGACCAAAAGCCCCTAAAAaagtgctgaagtccccagatgtcccagaacacacagagccatgggatcAAGAATCC
Encoded proteins:
- the LOC116283279 gene encoding uncharacterized protein isoform X2, which codes for MELLQGGPDSRFILLPADTQVSLHHLLNRQTILSMECCWHHCGKLTVNLFKVITGVLPPECPKASTTACSSDTRSEERIQQCSILSELYGLIGFRCKSAFLKRVAPVQCASPSIPEPGGKACYRLLLQTLPGYSLSLDLQDFSKVYEGFPSELLLSHFLNEGLNFPQEIL